The sequence CCTTCGGCCCAACCTGAAGCATGGTAGCTTGGACCATCCCCACCACGAGAGGATCCGCCGGCCCACCCAGTGCCTCTGCGGCCCCACCTCAACTCCAACTGCCAAGTCTTCAAAGAAGCCCAAGATGCAGGCCACAGGGGACATGTTTCCCACCAACTGGAGCCCACCTCCTGTTGAATTCCTGACCCCGAGGGCTCGGCAAGCTGGCAAGCGGGCCCAAGCCTGCAGGTGGGTGGGTACGGTGGGACCTCAGAGTCTGAGGAGACTGGCCTGCTGGGTGCCCTCGGAGTTAGAGCAGAAGTCCCAGGTTTCAGACCCGCAGGGGAACCTGGCCTCACTGGAGGAGCTGTTCTGGAACACAGCAGGACCAAGCCAGGAGGCTGCAGCTCCACTGGTGGGTACCTCCTCTCCTTGCCATTCATCTTCAGTCACCCTCCTCCGTCACCCCCAAGACACCCCATTTTGACATTTCTCCTGGGCCATATCCCAACTGTCCTGTGACCACTTCCTTTGGACCATCATCCTTCCTCAGCTGTATACCCCTAATCTCCCTGCAGTCCTTGGGCCCTAAAGGCTGGGGTACccctctccctctatttccactccTAAGTCTTGCTAAGAGGTGGCTTGGCAGTGCCAGATCTGGTGCCCCTCCTGCATGGGGCCCTTCAAGGCTTTCCCAGCCATGGTGGGGATTATGGCCCTGGAGATTATGGCCTTGGAGCTGGGCCAGGGTTAGTCAGGCACAGAAACTCAGCTGACTGTGGTCTGCTGGATGTAGATTCCTGAGTGGACACTTCTGCGATGAACTTCACAAGCAGAGCAAACTGCTGTTGCTAGAAGGATGGTGGGGACACTTAAGGAAATGCACTCTAAGAACAGGGCTTCACTTCTCTCTGATAGCCCAAGATTGTCAGTCACTGAAATGCCCACCACTAGGGAAGTAATAAATTCTGTTCCAGTCACATGTCAGAGTGCCCTGaaagtatttcttaaattgtCTCTGAAGGACTGATATGGAATGGCCCTCTGGACATACTGCAAAATGCAAAGGGCACGGCGCGGGATGGGGCGTATGGTGTGCTGCTCTTTGTGTTGAGGCAGAGGCTGTAATACGTTGCTGTCTGCTTTTCTGTGTGCAGAATGCCTCTGACAGCATTCCTGTGGGGAGGGCCCGGGAAATGTTTTACTGAATGCCTtcaggcttttttatttttttagtcatgTGAATGGATTGCCTATTCAgaaaagttaacaaaaataaagggtttaatttagattaaattttattctgtttcccctctactttgtctttctctttctttcccattcCCATGACCTGTTTCTCCAGCTCACCCCTGGGGACTCAGAAAGCTACATCAATAGCTTAGATTACTTGCTGCAGGAGAAGAGGTGAGTTCAAGAAAGGATCCATCATGGGGTGTTCATGTCTGTGGGGTTGGCATTAATTTCAGAGGTTGTCCTCTAAGATTCATATCAAATGCCTCTCGGGATAAAGCAGCCTACGTCCTCCCACCATGTGCCCCCCCCAGGGGGCCTTATGTACTTGAATTAATAATGAACATGGGAAACAGCAGCCAGGTCAATGGGGTGAGGGTCATGGCCAGAGAGCCCCCACTATGTACAGAGCCCTCATCTCAGCTCCTCTTTCATCTTGACTTCCTTCTGCCCAATTCCTGCAAGtttggggaaaggggagagttCGTCTCTCAGTTCCTTTTCAGGTACCGTGTTAGAAGTAGAGAAGGTGCTGGCTCTGACAGGCGTgcagcctgcctcctgcctccacaAAGATGCACCAGttcctgctgccctgccctggtactCCGCACCAACCCTGGAGAACATGTTGTTCATTTTCCCATAGCACTTCATTGCTGTCACATCCACCATCTCCATGGTGTTACAGTGAGCCTTACCTCACATAGAAGTTACTTTCTAAAGGCAAAGAATTCAATCAGAATTGGTCCCTTAGGAAGACCAAGATGGTGTTGGAGACACCAACTCCTAGCACTGGGAGGTTCTTGCTCTGCGCTGGGCCCTGACCAGGTGCTGGATATAAAGATGACTGTGCAGCCCCAGTTCACCTGGAAATTAACATGATTTTAGTGTTTCCTGGGCCATAGAGATGCTATGGAGAGTCCTGGAATCGTGGCACCTAACTTAACCAGGGGATTAGGAAAGACTCCCCAGAGGTGTCCTTGTCCTTGGACCTCAGCAGACTAGAAGATTTGGGAGGGTGGCAGGGACGACCACACATACAAAGGTGAATAGAACAGGCTATGCCTCTCCTGACTGGCCAGGACTGGAGCTCTTGGTGCCAGAGTGTTGGGGGTGGAGATGGCAAGAGATGCAGCCAAGATGTGAACAGGGGCTAGGGCAGGAGGGGCCTCGTGAGCACAGGATGGAGTCCTAGGGCACTTTTGAGCAGGTAgtgatatgttttcccatgtgtcTAACAAAGAGCACTCGAGCTGCATCGTGGGGAATGGATGGGAAGGGCGAGAGAGGAAGTAGGGTGACTGGTGATGAAATGGCACCTGCGTGGGAAAGAGGACTTCAGAATTGGACCTGTGACATCAGAGGGGCCTGAGTGCACCAAGCTGGAAACCATCCAGTCAGCAGCTAGCTAGAGGAATCTGAACCTGAGACAGAGGTCCAGGCTCGAGGTGAAAAATCTTTGAGAACTGAGGACccaagggcagagccagggcaaGCACTGGGAGGGCCAGGACAAGGGCTGTGAGGCAGTCAGGGCCCTCTCAACAGCCTGAGggacaaggacagagaaggctggagcaggggagggagtaGGGACTCAGGCAAGATAAAGGTTGGCAGCAGAACCTCCGGTGAGGGCTGGTTGAGGTGGGAAGTGAGGCTCTCAGGGGCTGTTGGGAGAAATGTGGGCTGCAGGTCTCTGTGGCTGCTGAGGGCAAGGGCTGAGCCAGATCTGGAGGGCTGCCACTtgaggcagagaggcaggccaAGCGTCCCGGCTCTGGGCAGCGATGAGTACAGGGCTTCTCCCAGCCTTGCAGCTGGACCTCAGGAGGAGCAAAAGGGCTAGACACAGGCCAAGGTATGttaaaaagtgagcaaatgccctggctggtgtgactcaattggCTGGAGCGTTGTCCCGTAAACCGAAAGGTAgcaggtttgattaccagtcagtcagggcacacacccaagttgcaggtttggtcccagtcagggcctgtgcAACAGGCAACCCCAgcaatgcttctctttcacatcaatgtttctttctctctctctccctgccttcccctctctctaaaattaatgagcatgtcctcaagcaaatatttttttaaaaagtgagcaaatgcCAAAATAAGGTACACCAATAAAAGCACACTTAAAGATGCATGGTGAAAATCGCCCTTTTTCAGGTCTGTCTACCCATCTGTGCGTGTGCAGATATAACACAATCAATGCAGCGCACACCTCCCCACAGAAAAATACGTTTCTGAGGCAGGCACTGCAGCTTCCTGGTCCGTCCCCCCTAGGCCTCACCATGTGCTTGGGGGTCCCTGCAGCCCAGTGACGGGGCTGGGTAACCCACCAGGAACAGCACTGACCCCATTCTTGGCTCTCATCTCCCTGCAGGGAACAGGcgctggagcaggagcaggagaagcTGCTTGCGCAGGGCTGTCCTGACCTTGAGTCCTTGGATCTCGATGAGGAGGACCTGCCTCTCACACCTGAGcacaggtggggagggtggacacagggagagggaaggacacAGTGGGGACCTAGGTGAGGGGTGGGTACCCGGGACTCAACGGGGCATCGGGGAGGatatggggcaggggcaggtgcaggtgctggtggggagggggtgggggcagtaccCCTGTGCCCACCTCACCAGGCAAAGGACTTGGTCTGCCACACTCTGGGTTTTAGACAGTTTCAGCCAGTGATTTGTTTGTCATTTGTGAGTTCTCGGGTTGCCTCCTCCTCTTACCCCCACTCATTGAtcaattcaagaaatatttactaaccAGCTGTGTGTCAGAGTTCAGTGTGGGCCTCTGAGGACACAGATATGAAACATGGCCTGCTCTGTCCCCACTGCCTGCCACATGTATAGAACTGGGTCTTGGGACAATAACTGCATGAGACCAAAGTCTAAATGAAAATTGCCTTTAAAGGGGAGACTGCAGTCACAGGACATTGTTCACCGTCCCTGTCTGGGGAGGAGCAGGTGCTTTCCGTGCTGTGGTGCAGGTGGCATCTGTGAGCCCACTGGCCAGAGGAGGGTGGACTCATCTGTGCCTTGAGCGTCTCCAGAGTCTCGGAGATGCTCAAGGACCGCAGATTACTCCACGTTCAGGGTACCCTGTTACTAGTTCAGCCACATGTGTGTttgtccatccatctgtccattcaTCCAACAAACATCTTCTGAGTGCCGACCTGGTGCCAGCCTCTGTTGCAGACTCTCGAGACACAGCGAGAACAGCGCCAAGCAGACATCTCTGCCCTCATGTCACTTGCTTTTAAGGCAGAGAGACTAACGGTGAACCAGCTGAATGAAGCTGTGTGACAAGTGTCAGTGAGGAAGGATAAAGTAGGGAGGGGCATCAGGACCGTTGGGATGGTTGGGAGATTTTGGATGAGGGCTCAGAGAAGGCCTCCGTGAGCAGATGACCTTTAAACAGATGCCTGGAAGAGTTTGAGAGGCAGCTctgggcctgcccccacccctagaCCAGACCAGTGCTGGTGTGCTGAGGGAGCAGCCAggagaggcagaaggaggagaggagatcgggggtggggttgggggtggtgcTGAGTAGGGGCTCCATGCCAGAGCTTCTCTGAGTGAGCTGCTACCATTTGCCTGAACAGGATCCTCCGCCACTGTGTTGAGGAGAGACGGGGGATAGTAATTAAAGGAGGCCTGAGGGTTTGGGCCTGAGCAAGCAGTAGGTTGTCATTGTCTGGAATGAGACTAAGtgatgtggggtggggtggggtggggtggggtggggtaggatCCGGAGTTCATTTGGGGGATTTCAGAGGTAGGATTGAGGAGGCGGGTAGGATGCTTTGTCTGGAGAGGCAGGCTTAGAAGTTTTGAGGTACAATGACACTTAAAGCCACAAAACTGAGTGAGATGACTCAGGGAGCAACTACCAGGGTGCCCAACCCACGACCCACAGGCCAagtgcggcccaggatggctatgaatgtgacccaacacaaaatcatagattgacttaaaacctttttttttttgctcattggttTTCATTAGCATTTGTGTGTTTAATATGTGGctcaagacagctcttcttccagtgtggcgcagagatgccaaaaggttggacacctctgcaccacacagagagaagagacaggGGCCCAAGGGCAAAACCTAGAGGTCACGTTAACCTTGACAAGAGCAGCTCTGGTAGATGGCTTTGGGCAGACCTGGCTGGAGTAGGTTCGTCAGAGAACAGGAGGAGCAGAGTGGAAGTGAAAAATGGGCAGTAGCTGAAGTGGACAGTGGAGTCAGGTTAGATCTTTTCtgcctgtcttttccttccttcctctcttctttcctccctcccttccccagaagCTGTGTGCTCAGAAGCCTGCAtgggctgcaggaggggagccacctcagctgtgttgctgggggCAGCTTGTCTGCCTGTCCAGGCTTTGCTTTTCCCATAAGTCTGTGGTAGTATCCAGCGCTGGTCCATGCAGTGACAGGTGACATTTGCCTTTGGCATCCACTTGCTGTGTTCTCCACTTTAGGGATCCCCAAATGTTATTGTTGCCCAGAGATTATTACGAGTGACACTTGGGCTTGCCATTTGattatttctgaagtttttcCAATAATTGTCTCCAGACTGGATCAGGGATGGGCACACTTACTGGAAAGTTTGTAAATGGTGAATATTTTAGGTTTCAAGGGCCACACAGTCTCTGTTATAACCACTCAGCCCTGCTGGGGTGGCAGGAACCGTCCCATAGACAATGTGTCGATAGAATGAGCATGACTGCTTCCGTAAAACCTCATCACAGGAACAGGCGGGAGTCACTGCAGGCCTGGCCTGGACTCAGGGGCCCCTGCATCCTACCTGCTACCAGTTCTCACTGTGCAAACCCAAGTGGCCAGATAGGCGGAACACTGCACACAGGCTGCCCAGAGACCCTGGGGAAAAGTGATGGGCAAGTCACACCATGTGTCTGAGTGCAGGTGGCTGGGCGTGAAGACAGTGGAACCAGCGGTGTGGGCCAAAGGCCTTGGTAACATCATGAGTGATGAAAGCACTTGTCTCTCTAAGTTGGGGCCTATGGATTTGGTTTCCAGGTTCCCGACTGTCTGGATAGCCAGCCTTGGAACTGAACCTTTGAAAGATCTCTCTAGCAAGAATCATTATTCTAGCCTTTTGCCTTTCTACTACATACATCCAGGATTCCAGAAGTTATGGCCTGGATATTTTGAAATCCTCACAGGCAGGGAGTTATAGGGACAACTGGCTTAAGGCAGAAGGAGTTTCAGGCTTTACAATTGCTGATAGTTTTCTGGGCATGTGACATTTTAAAGCTGGACTGTGAGAAAGCCTTTTTGACAACAGCCACTCTGAGATGTGAGTTTTGATATGGGATCATTTTGATGGGACAGTCCAACTCTCTGCTTCAAAGAAAATGACTCCCCAATGCACAAAGCCAGCAGCCTCTTCCCTTCCTGAGTAGGGTGTGGAGCACAGAGGAGTGTAGGCCTGGAGGGGCAAGTTGAGGTCGGGGCTGGTCACATCAGACAGACAAGTCGCCTGTGACCAGGAGTCACAAAACTGCCACAATTGCCCCTCAGAAAGGACCCTGAGCATCCTGAGCAGATTGTCTGCTCACACGCTAAGGACTGTCTGGTAGTTCTGAATGGACAACGTcctatattctttatttcctcaagTTAAAAGACCTTATGTGCGtgctggggtcagggagggaggacATTAAACCACAACAGCATCCTTTATCCTCAGTTCTGGGCTGCACAGGAAATCCTTAATTAGTTGTATGAGGGTCATCTCAGAACTCTGAATGACAGATGTTGTATTTAATATCACAAAAGTCCCTTTGAACAGTGATTTGGTGACAAGGTTAAGACCCTTTTACAGGTGAGCCTACTTCTTACAGACTTTTAgtaatttgtacattttttaaattataaaagcaacATTGGAAGTCAGTTATTCAGATAGcaaagaaattaacaaaacagaaaactgttTTACCATCTGTGTGTTGGTTCTTCCAGGTGGCTCCCGAAGTCACCCCCTCACTGTGCCATGTCATCCTCAGGGCGACTCTGTAATTCAGGTTATCCCCTGACACTGGGCAGCCTGACATGAAGTGAGCAGAGTTCGCCTTGCCAGCAGTGGGCAGCCCCCTCACTGCTGCATCTGCAGGGCCAGCTGCGGGAGCCCCAGATCCTCCTGTGAGCCCTACGTGCTGTGACTCTCCAAGTTCAGTCTctgcccagccagggacctgggtGTGGGCAGTCCTCTGGTGAGAGGAGGGAATGAGTACCCACAGCTGATTTAATTTGTTGCTGCTGTTACTGTAGTTAAATGTAGTTAAATGCATTACAAAATCCAGCAGAACACAGTTGTATGAAGTAAACAGGAAGTGCCTCCTCTTCCCCAAATCCTGTTGCCCAAAGCTGACCCTAGATCATAGTTGCATGTGTCAGATGGAGGGGGGGTGCTGCATGTGTTTATGAATGTGTGTATAcctacacatgtacacacacgtgcatgtgCACACTTCCCATTCTGCAGCTGGCTTTTCCACCCACCTTTGTGGCACAGAGTTACCTCATTCCCAGGGATCATCTCAACTACCTCCCCCTTCCTGGTCCCTCTTCACTGGGTCACTAGTCCTAACAGTTTGCACCTCCCGACATAGTCAGATTGTATCCCCTCTTCTTCTGCCTCTCCTCTGCTGTCCGAGGGCCCAGCTCTGGTCTACTTAGTCAGCTCACAGAGCAGGTGGGGCCTGAACATCTGCATTCTAGCAGCTTCTCAGGGAGTCTTCCTGATCATGGAGCTTGTGGACTGCTGCCCAGAGGAAGTCTGGGCTTCTTCATGGTGCAGATACTCTCCCTGACACTGGCTGACCCATGTCTCTCAGCTCTGTGGCCCATCCACCTGCTGCAGGGTCCTGGGAAGTGCAAGGGCAGCCCACACCTGATTCATCCTCCACCACCTGGCACCAGCACATGGTGGACACTCAGTGAACATTAGAACTGAAAAGAGCCAACAGGTGGTGCGGGGCTTGTAACTAGGACCTCAGGCGCTCCTGGACTGAGGGAGGAATCAGGTGTACAACAGAGTGGAAAAGAAAGAGTTCCTTAGCTTGTATCTTGTGGGCTCTTCCTCCAACAGCAGGTGGCGCTGTCCCGCTGGTTTGgcattcccacccccacccacccgcccccagACCCCAGCTGCAGACCAGGTGCACCTGATGACCCGATTTTCCCATCCCTTGCTTTGCCAGGGAGCTGGTGGAGAGGTTCTCCATGACCCTGCAGGCAATCCCATCAGTCCACCCAGGAGAGACTGTGTTTCTACCCAGGCGCCACCCCCTGCCTTGCATCCTGGACTATTCACACGTGAAGCCCCGTAACCACCTGGAGGAACTGTTCCTCAGGTAAATGTTTGTGCGGCATGACCAGGCCCCTCCCTCACGGGGCCCAGTGATTTGGTCCACCCCAAAGGAGGAAATCCAAAGCTGTGTTTGGCCCATTTGGCTGTGTCAGCTTTTAAAGACAAGAGATGAAATAGCCATGCATGTCtaacaatatttaatttttttaaccttgcATTTCAGCAAATATTAGACTGTGCATTTACCTACTCACATTGCTTTTCCTCCCACACACCTGAGTTTCATGGAATAACTTTAATCACACTCATACCACCAGCCTCTGGAGCTGTGTCTCCACCTACACAGGAGCCACTTTCTAGGCTGTCAGCAGTTTTCCAGAGCATGTCAGCATCACCACCATGTACTCATTTGAGACACTATGTCCATCTGTGTGTGATGCTAACACTGAGAAGTTTGTCCCCGGCCACAAGTATGCTGTGTATAACATTAGGACAGCTTGTTCTTCTCTTGGAAATAAATTTATGATCATCATCACATAACCACTAACTGTTTTTTTTAAGGGCTTCAAAAAAAACCTTTATGACAGTAATGTCCACATTTGCAACTGCGAGTCCATACCACtaagaataagagagagagaaggcccaCAGGGCAAGATTCAGGGCAGCGGCCACCCACGGGACATTCATGCAGGCTGGTGTGCCTGATGACCCACACCAGCCTACACGAGTACCCCTTCAGCTACATTGGACTTGAATACAGGAATCTTATTCTTTTTTGCAGCTATTCAGGGCTTTAGTTTATCTATTCCATTCATTCTAAACCCACCTTATTTTATAATAGATAACATTTTGATGTGTTTCCTTTAGAACTGTGTATTATGGAAAGTGCGAAGCATACACACCAGTAGAGAGAATAGTACAGTGCACCTCCATGTACCCAGCACTCGGCTTCAGCAATTACCAACTCAAAGCCAATCTTGTTCCATCTCTACCCCTGCCCACCAGCACTGTCTCCTCAAGCTGATTTCTATGCAAACCCCAGACCCATGTAATTTCATCTGTATGTACTTCAGTTTGTGTCTCTAGAAGACAGGATTACATCTTTAGACATTATATCAATACCATTATTGTacctaaaaaaatagtaatgtctTAATATCATTAATATCAGTCAGTGTTCAGATTTCCTCAGTTgtcttataaatgtttttaaatgttcaaatcaGGACCTAAACACCTCAGTGAGGGTAATGCACCTGGGGAAATCACACTGCACTGCATCGGTGCCAGGCACAGGCAGCCCttatgtcacaggtgggcacaggtaaccaggctcttagtgattgggacaaagaattgaaccaaacacccgtagtttatagaagagaacatgggagtaggccaactccaagcagagattgaccttatgggctggagggactttattcttatagggtggatccttcctggctagttttggtgggctttactgcaCATGtgcaagtagttgtattactttaaagctaccactccttctcctggggtctccctgtactaggtttacCTTTCCCTTCGCCaaagaattatagctctccatgttagagattggtgaaaaagataggagttatttatttaagttatacagactaaaagtaatgacttaatgtcttcatcaaaatcccaaagtcccttaaaacacccacaaacacacacagccctccctcccctcctttgcccagtctggggtaccgtatctcaggaaaagaaataaaagtccataGCTCAGccagctcccagttcttcccagtaatctgtgctcggctggtaggccttcctcggttcctggcaccatcagctgtgttgccaggatctccagctaaagccgtgTGGTGATTCCTCtcatggctggggttgggggggtgatccccctgtgccaaaagtgcGTGGTTCTCCTTACATGGTTgcagccgcgtggttctctctcctcagtggctgcaagggggcggggggggggggggtcgccactttgccaaagctgagtggcggttctctgctaaaaccgcatggtgattctcttgCACGGTTGTGGGAGTCCCCACGCTGCTAAAGCAGCGTGGTTCTCCCCctaatggctgccatgtctgggtttaaatccccgcgccaatcttcctctgcagcctcatttccaactcctcccacacttggcctcacatgccagaatttatatccttccagctttactgggctgccattgtgggtctgggcagttggggccccatgttatggagccaatcatctccaagctctcacacaggcgctATAACtagagggagttgcctcccagttacatcttagagggaagttccttccatccccctggctcagagcatggccacagctatttaacatatctatgcaaccagttaaaggttatagatgtgttaaatgaccatgccagaggttagctacaaaggtTAGTTGCtttgcaaaacagctctgaatggccctgctccttgtgtcccttcccccaactcacacctgtggtggagggtgaggacatcctatatatctttctaatatttcctggacaccttgagttctgaaccccattacaaatccttcttttggggaccctctggctgcaccctcctacacttGTGCCCGCTTTTCCTGACATAAGTGTTGTTTCCTGCTCTTCCCTGTTACCAAATGTGGCAGAGAATGATCTTATATCCGGGCACAGAAAGGTTTGTCTAGAGGCCTGGGATATACCCCTGGATGTGACGTGAGTGATTTGGCCTGACTGTATGAATGTTGATAAAGGTTCACTTTGCCAAATTGAAAAGGTGTCTaataaagagatgaagaaaaggagggaaagggagtgaagggagaagaaagataGTGGAgctggagaaaggaggagacaaCGAAGGGGCTGGCCGGGAGTCGGGCGGGGAAGACAGGAGAAGGAAGGCGCTTCCCAAGTAGCGGCAGTGTTCGTGCCaacagtggggtttctgtcccAGGCTGGATGGGCCACAGGAAATGTCTGACAGATGAGCTGGCCTGTGGAGCGGTGACCTGGATCCCAGTGGCCCTGCCAAAAGGAACCAGGTGGCTGGCCAGCTTCCTTGGAGGAAGGAATGCGGGCCCTCCTCCCTCAAGCAAGCTAGTGAGCATCTCGGGCACCACTGCCAGTGCCTCAGATTCAAGGGGCTTTCTGGAGGGATGCCCTGCACGTGGTCAGGTCAGGGGTCCCTGCTATGCAGTGGGTGAGGGCTACTTCCTGAAGGTCACCATTTAGCCTTGGAGTcatcttttatttcctgtttttgcCAAGGACTTCAAGTTCAGACACAATGGGAGATACTAGTCCTTAATAATTATCCCATTGTGTTAAGCCAGGAACATTAAAATGAAGGGAGAATAAAAGATCACTTGATCTCTCAAAAAAGCAATGTGTTACTCTTTCTTGTCATACAAAAATTTAACACTGTGATTACAGGTAATATTAATTTCCCTCATTATACTCCTGTGTTTTCCAAACTTTCTATAGTGaacatgtattaattttaatcatttgagggggagagagagtgaacGCAGTTTTTCAAAATCTCTTCTAGAAATAGAGTCACTTTTCCCCATACTGTGAAAAGGAGTATTATCTTTCTCCCCACTGTTCTCTGTGGGAAGCCTTGGCACCATAAGCAAGCTGTCTGTCTCAGATGGCAGAGCAAGTGAGGGCAGCCCCAGTGTCTGAGCCCACGTCCTCCCGGACTGGGCCTGCTTAGGTTTCTGGGCAAGAACGCTTCTCCCCGGAGCCTGCTGCTATGGGATTGGAGATGGCCGGGGCCATCCCCTCTCAGTCACTACCCAGCTGGATGTGTGACCTCAGGTCAGTTCCTCAGGACCACAGTCC is a genomic window of Phyllostomus discolor isolate MPI-MPIP mPhyDis1 chromosome 6, mPhyDis1.pri.v3, whole genome shotgun sequence containing:
- the LOC118496637 gene encoding protein FAM178B-like, coding for MVGWWWSGGDTVVFILCTGVETAASAPVLRPNLKHGSLDHPHHERIRRPTQCLCGPTSTPTAKSSKKPKMQATGDMFPTNWSPPPVEFLTPRARQAGKRAQACRWVGTVGPQSLRRLACWVPSELEQKSQVSDPQGNLASLEELFWNTAGPSQEAAAPLLTPGDSESYINSLDYLLQEKREQALEQEQEKLLAQGCPDLESLDLDEEDLPLTPEHRELVERFSMTLQAIPSVHPGETVFLPRRHPLPCILDYSHVKPRNHLEELFLRSPLAQQLSFLRGGLLSNLYLQAPAPTCPVPLLQWLFQLLTWPPETSSRAFGLLWDLSVDRLFCQSDGDVCMWCPSLREIIEVFHSLGAHSPALYPPGPSQQSER